One stretch of Prionailurus viverrinus isolate Anna chromosome C1, UM_Priviv_1.0, whole genome shotgun sequence DNA includes these proteins:
- the S1PR1 gene encoding sphingosine 1-phosphate receptor 1, giving the protein MGSTSVPLVKTHRSSVSDYVNYDIIVRHYNYTGKLNVSADENGIKLSSVVFILICCFIILENIFVLLTIWKTKKFHRPMYYFIGNLALSDLLAGVAYTANLLLSGATTYKLTPAQWFLREGSMFVALSASVFSLLAIAIERYITMLKMKLHNGSNSFRSFLLISACWVISLILGGFPIMGWNCINMLASCSTVLPLYHKHYILFCTTVFTLLLLAIVILYCRIYSLVRTRSRRLTFRKNISKASRSSEKSLALLKTVIIVLSVFIACWAPLFILLLLDVGCKVKTCDILFRAEYFLVLAVLNSGTNPIIYTLTNKEMRRAFIRILSCCKCPSGDSAGKFKRPIIAGMEFSRSKSDNSSHPQKDDGDNPETIMSSGNVNSSS; this is encoded by the coding sequence ATGGGGTCCACCAGCGTCCCGCTGGTGAAGACCCACCGCAGTTCTGTGTCTGACTATGTCAACTACGACATTATCGTCCGGCATTACAACTACACGGGAAAACTGAATGTCAGCGCGGACGAGAACGGCATTAAACTGAGCTCCGTGGTGTTCATTCTCATCTGCTGCTTTATCATCCTAGAGAACATCTTTGTCTTGCTGACCATTTGGAAAACCAAGAAGTTCCACCGACCCATGTACTATTTTATCGGCAACCTGGCCCTCTCAGACCTGTTGGCGGGAGTGGCCTACACGGCCAACCTGCTCTTGTCTGGCGCCACCACCTACAAGCTCACCCCCGCCCAGTGGTTTCTGCGGGAAGGGAGTATGTTTGTGGCCTTGTCTGCCTCGGTGTTCAGCCTCCTAGCCATCGCCATCGAGCGCTATATCACAATGCTGAAGATGAAACTCCACAACGGGAGCAACAGCTTCCGCTCCTTCCTGCTGATCAGTGCCTGCTGGGTCATCTCCCTCATCCTGGGTGGCTTCCCCATCATGGGCTGGAACTGCATCAACATGCTGGCCAGCTGCTCCACTGTCCTGCCGCTCTACCACAAGCACTATATCCTCTTCTGCACCACCGTCTTTACCCTGCTCCTGCTCGCCATCGTCATCCTGTACTGCAGGATCTACTCCTTGGTCAGGACTCGGAGCCGCCGGCTGACCTTCCGCAAGAACATCTCCAAGGCCAGCCGCAGCTCTGAGAAGTCACTGGCGCTCCTCAAGACCGTGATTATCGTCCTGAGCGTCTTCATCGCCTGCTGGGCGCCCCTCTTCATCCTGCTCCTGCTGGACGTGGGCTGCAAGGTGAAGACCTGCGACATCCTCTTCAGAGCGGAGTACTTCCTGGTGCTGGCCGTGCTCAACTCCGGCACCAACCCCATCATTTACACTCTGACCAACAAGGAGATGCGCCGGGCCTTCATCCGGATCCTGTCCTGCTGCAAGTGCCCCAGCGGAGACTCCGCCGGCAAATTCAAGCGACCCATCATCGCCGGCATGGAATTCAGCCGCAGTAAGTCGGAcaactcctcccacccccagaagGACGATGGGGACAACCCAGAGACCATTATGTCCTCTGGAAATGTCAACTCTTCTTCCTAA